A single Thermoanaerobacterium sp. RBIITD DNA region contains:
- a CDS encoding mannosyltransferase family protein, translating into MIVLNERNMNVIQENLNMKKVAILIISLFIISRGIMLFEGYLGKNLFSSYVNPSTYVYNDYGTWQSKTMKLPDTVRDTKFFNIEDFNKFDAGWYLKIVEKGYDKYKMSEKHPAANWVFFPLYPMTIKAVHIVLPFLDYSIIGILLSNIFLIIALVYMYKFCIEIKGFSSDVGLKTLFFILIYPTSLYFSIMYTESLFLLLSILSIYYVYKKKYFIALIFASLSTVTRVPGFINVFLVLMTMLYQERKRFDHKLIGKFILYGIISGIPLFIYFLYLKGLTGDFLAAVHEQFNWGRVTTIPLLAYFKFLKYPYFGAYGGWDNGLISFIMTTSVFGGYIGIFIYEFIKRNIDFQEIIFFIYGLLLLLMPYTTAESMTSIVRYMMVSIPVFIYLGKMASKRKSINYLYTWLFLGLNTIYVIAFINNYFFVV; encoded by the coding sequence ATGATAGTTTTAAATGAAAGGAATATGAACGTGATTCAAGAAAATTTGAACATGAAGAAGGTTGCTATATTAATTATATCACTTTTTATAATTAGTAGAGGCATTATGCTTTTTGAAGGATATCTTGGAAAGAATTTGTTCAGTAGCTATGTTAACCCTTCTACATATGTTTATAATGATTATGGAACATGGCAGAGCAAAACCATGAAATTGCCGGACACTGTAAGGGATACTAAGTTTTTTAATATTGAGGATTTTAATAAATTTGATGCCGGATGGTATTTAAAAATAGTAGAAAAGGGTTATGACAAATACAAGATGAGTGAAAAGCATCCCGCTGCAAACTGGGTGTTTTTCCCGCTTTACCCGATGACAATAAAAGCGGTTCATATAGTACTGCCATTTTTGGATTATAGTATAATTGGAATATTATTATCAAATATATTTTTAATAATAGCTTTGGTCTATATGTATAAATTTTGTATTGAGATAAAGGGATTTTCCAGTGATGTTGGATTAAAAACTTTGTTTTTTATATTGATTTATCCCACATCATTATATTTCTCCATTATGTACACAGAAAGCTTGTTTTTACTTCTATCAATATTAAGTATTTATTATGTCTATAAGAAGAAATATTTTATAGCTTTAATATTTGCATCATTGTCAACAGTCACAAGAGTACCCGGGTTTATAAATGTGTTTTTAGTTCTTATGACAATGCTTTATCAGGAGAGAAAAAGATTTGATCACAAGTTAATAGGAAAGTTTATATTGTATGGCATTATATCAGGTATACCGCTTTTTATATATTTTTTGTATTTAAAAGGCCTAACAGGAGATTTCTTAGCTGCAGTACATGAACAATTTAATTGGGGCAGAGTAACGACAATACCACTTTTGGCATATTTTAAATTTTTAAAATATCCTTATTTTGGCGCATATGGTGGATGGGATAATGGTTTAATTTCATTTATAATGACAACGTCAGTGTTCGGAGGATATATAGGCATATTTATATATGAATTTATAAAGAGAAATATTGATTTTCAAGAAATTATATTTTTCATATACGGTCTTTTGCTGTTGCTTATGCCATATACTACGGCAGAATCTATGACAAGCATTGTAAGATATATGATGGTATCTATACCTGTATTTATATATCTCGGGAAAATGGCATCAAAGAGAAAATCTATAAATTATCTGTATACATGGTTATTTTTAGGACTAAATACCATTTATGTTATTGCTTTCATAAATAATTATTTCTTCGTAGTTTAA
- a CDS encoding glycosyltransferase family 39 protein → MKKIKISKEMFALSLILLLSAILNFTNLSIEGYANQYYAAGVKSMTMSLKNFFFVSFDPAGFVSIDKPPLGFWIQAISAKLFGFSGWSLIFPQALAGVISVAIMYIIVKRSFGSAAGLIAALSLAVTPVFVADSRNNTIDNLLVLTLLLACLALSIAAEKGKLKYLILSLGLVGIGFNIKMLQAYMIVPALYITYLISSAIPIKKRISHLIIGTVILLLVSLSWAIVVDLVPAGSRPYVGSSTNNTVMELIVGHNGLERLGIGGTGAPGGRNQGKGFNGQGQPGNFNVQGQTVNSDNATSSATKTGQYGQGVPGSSFNGDSQRPGIPGTNGQDGMTPGFGGRNMQRPGGGMGGTFGGREKASIIRLFSNNSLSDQIIWLFPLAIFGFVSEIIRKKLKRPFNSKEKLSLILWITWLLPVFIYFSFTTGLFHPYYLTMLAPPIAALCGIGIVSMWQLYKEGGWKSWILPAALITDGLIQMLILSYYYKISSATKVIMIALSVLCFVSSAILIIVNLIKSENTKIKKILVSTAIAGLLIAPTVWSATTMFYPMSGTFPSAGLGLASNKGMMDFNTNTNDNRNTKLIKFLEKNKGNAKYLLVVSSAQSAEDIIIKTGEPVMALGGFSGSDNILSLNQFKQLVKKGEIRYVMVGGMGIRSSNDIMNWVKENGKVVSESEWKDSNLLDNQQGSGENNINSGNQNFGGFGDRNFEQLYDLKGIYDNL, encoded by the coding sequence ATGAAAAAAATAAAGATTTCAAAAGAAATGTTTGCATTATCACTAATTTTATTGTTGTCAGCAATTTTAAATTTTACAAATTTAAGCATAGAAGGATATGCAAATCAATATTATGCTGCTGGTGTAAAAAGCATGACTATGAGCTTAAAAAATTTCTTCTTTGTATCATTTGACCCCGCCGGATTTGTGTCAATTGACAAACCGCCTCTGGGCTTTTGGATTCAGGCAATCTCTGCTAAATTATTTGGCTTCAGCGGATGGAGTTTAATTTTTCCTCAAGCTCTTGCTGGAGTGATTTCAGTCGCGATAATGTACATCATTGTTAAAAGGTCTTTTGGAAGTGCAGCAGGACTCATAGCGGCTTTAAGCCTTGCAGTGACACCGGTTTTTGTTGCAGATAGCAGAAATAATACAATAGATAACTTGCTTGTTTTAACCTTGCTTCTAGCTTGCTTAGCTCTATCTATAGCTGCTGAAAAGGGAAAGTTAAAATACCTTATATTAAGTTTAGGTTTAGTTGGCATTGGTTTTAATATAAAAATGCTACAGGCGTACATGATAGTTCCGGCTTTATATATAACCTATCTTATCTCTTCTGCAATACCTATCAAAAAAAGAATATCGCATCTCATCATTGGTACGGTTATTCTTCTTTTAGTTTCACTTTCCTGGGCTATAGTTGTAGATTTGGTCCCTGCAGGAAGCAGACCTTATGTAGGAAGCAGTACAAATAATACAGTAATGGAGCTTATAGTAGGACACAACGGACTAGAGAGGCTCGGCATTGGAGGTACTGGTGCTCCAGGTGGTAGAAACCAGGGCAAGGGCTTTAATGGTCAGGGACAACCCGGAAACTTTAATGTTCAGGGACAAACTGTAAATAGTGATAATGCTACTTCTAGTGCAACAAAGACAGGACAATATGGGCAAGGTGTACCTGGAAGCTCTTTTAATGGAGACAGCCAAAGACCGGGAATTCCAGGAACTAACGGTCAGGATGGAATGACGCCAGGATTTGGCGGAAGAAACATGCAGCGACCTGGAGGCGGCATGGGAGGAACCTTTGGAGGCCGGGAAAAGGCAAGCATAATAAGGTTATTTTCTAACAACAGTTTATCAGATCAAATAATATGGTTATTCCCTCTTGCGATATTTGGCTTTGTATCAGAGATAATAAGGAAAAAACTTAAAAGACCTTTTAATAGCAAAGAAAAGTTATCATTAATATTATGGATTACGTGGCTGTTACCCGTGTTTATATATTTCAGCTTTACAACTGGCTTGTTCCACCCGTACTATTTAACCATGCTTGCACCACCAATTGCGGCTCTTTGTGGAATTGGAATTGTATCAATGTGGCAGCTTTATAAAGAAGGTGGATGGAAGTCATGGATTTTACCGGCTGCACTTATCACAGACGGGTTAATCCAGATGTTGATATTATCTTACTATTACAAAATATCAAGCGCCACTAAGGTTATAATGATAGCATTATCAGTTTTATGCTTTGTATCATCAGCTATACTTATTATTGTAAATTTAATAAAAAGTGAAAATACAAAGATAAAAAAGATATTAGTAAGTACTGCCATTGCGGGTCTTTTAATAGCTCCTACAGTTTGGTCGGCTACTACGATGTTTTATCCGATGTCCGGAACTTTTCCTTCTGCTGGATTAGGACTTGCGTCCAATAAAGGAATGATGGACTTTAATACTAATACTAATGATAACCGCAATACAAAATTGATAAAATTCTTAGAAAAAAATAAAGGAAATGCAAAATATCTACTTGTTGTTTCTTCAGCGCAGAGTGCCGAGGACATAATAATTAAGACTGGTGAACCTGTCATGGCTCTTGGAGGTTTTTCAGGCAGTGATAATATACTAAGCCTTAATCAATTTAAACAATTGGTTAAAAAAGGAGAAATAAGGTATGTAATGGTAGGCGGTATGGGAATAAGGTCAAGTAATGATATTATGAACTGGGTTAAAGAAAATGGTAAAGTTGTTTCTGAAAGTGAATGGAAAGATTCCAATTTGTTAGACAACCAGCAAGGCAGTGGAGAAAACAATATAAATTCAGGAAATCAAAATTTTGGTGGATTTGGTGATAGAAATTTTGAGCAGTTGTATGATTTGAAAGGAATTTATGATAATCTTTAA
- a CDS encoding glycosyltransferase family 39 protein has translation MSIKIMHKRQIFKVSMLLILGLSVFICIYALLNYNDSTVSTPNNIEHRMPPINARNQISGDGNQIHGKRFPDVNSPQHMAPQNGRIFGMNISSGFKYAPLLTTYSIIFLFLFIAAYYLFIYKSKKINFDNEKMLILILLCIGLLLRISLATLVEGHPVDINIFRSWATSAANNLFKFYSNTMSSDYPPLYIYVLFLVGKIASIPALSHYYTILLKLPSIAADIATSYLIYKLARRYLSQEISIFISAFYIFNPAVFINSTIWGQVDSFFTFFVVSSLFFLSEEKIMLSSALFTAAVLMKPQGIIFLPVLFFELIREKSFMSFIKAAASALITSAVIILPFTSSKDVLWIFKLFSSTVSEYPYASVNAFNFFSLLGANYLKDNSILFVFSYHIWGIIFIAIITAFSWFIYIKANSSLYAFAAALIQIAGVFTFSTGMHERYLFPAAALTIITFIYLRDKRLLLLFCGFSAAIYINTYYVLFETFKGINSVIYDPVLILTSLLNILLFVYLTKILFDIAVKKRTYTLNVSNLQSHKVHTII, from the coding sequence ATGAGCATAAAAATTATGCATAAAAGACAAATATTTAAAGTTAGCATGCTTTTAATTCTGGGATTATCAGTTTTTATATGTATTTATGCACTATTGAATTATAATGATAGCACGGTATCAACCCCAAATAACATTGAACATCGTATGCCACCGATAAATGCTAGAAATCAAATATCCGGTGATGGAAATCAAATACATGGAAAGCGGTTCCCGGATGTAAACTCGCCACAGCATATGGCGCCACAAAATGGAAGGATATTCGGTATGAATATAAGTTCTGGTTTTAAATATGCACCACTACTTACTACATATTCAATAATATTTTTATTTTTATTTATTGCAGCATACTATCTTTTTATATATAAAAGTAAAAAAATTAACTTTGATAATGAAAAGATGTTAATACTTATTTTACTCTGCATAGGGCTGCTTTTGCGCATTTCTTTAGCAACATTAGTAGAAGGCCATCCCGTTGATATAAATATTTTTAGAAGCTGGGCAACATCTGCTGCAAATAACCTCTTTAAATTTTATTCAAACACAATGTCAAGCGATTATCCGCCATTGTATATCTATGTCCTGTTTCTTGTTGGCAAAATTGCAAGTATCCCGGCGCTTTCTCACTATTATACAATACTGTTAAAGCTGCCATCGATAGCAGCCGATATTGCTACATCATACCTTATTTACAAGCTGGCTAGAAGATATCTTTCACAGGAAATTAGTATTTTCATATCCGCATTTTATATTTTTAATCCGGCTGTTTTTATTAATTCAACTATCTGGGGGCAGGTAGATTCTTTCTTTACATTTTTTGTTGTATCGTCATTATTTTTTCTGTCAGAAGAAAAAATTATGCTATCTTCTGCCTTGTTTACAGCCGCAGTGCTTATGAAGCCACAAGGGATTATCTTTCTGCCTGTGCTTTTCTTTGAATTAATAAGGGAAAAAAGTTTCATGAGCTTTATAAAAGCAGCAGCTTCTGCATTAATTACATCTGCAGTTATTATACTACCATTTACTTCAAGCAAAGATGTATTATGGATTTTTAAACTGTTTTCAAGCACTGTGTCAGAATATCCTTACGCTTCAGTCAATGCATTTAACTTTTTCAGTTTGCTCGGAGCAAATTACTTAAAGGATAATTCTATACTCTTTGTATTCAGCTATCATATCTGGGGAATTATCTTTATAGCTATTATTACAGCATTTTCATGGTTTATTTATATTAAGGCAAACAGCAGCTTGTATGCTTTTGCAGCGGCACTTATTCAGATAGCAGGCGTATTCACTTTTTCAACCGGTATGCATGAGAGATATTTGTTTCCAGCTGCTGCCCTGACAATTATAACTTTTATATATCTTAGGGATAAAAGGTTGCTTCTTTTATTCTGCGGATTTAGCGCTGCTATTTACATCAACACCTATTATGTCCTCTTTGAAACCTTTAAAGGTATAAATTCAGTGATATATGACCCTGTACTTATACTTACTTCGCTTTTGAATATACTTTTGTTTGTTTACCTCACAAAGATTTTATTCGATATCGCTGTAAAAAAAAGGACATATACTTTAAATGTTAGCAATTTGCAATCACATAAAGTTCACACAATTATTTGA
- a CDS encoding HAMP domain-containing sensor histidine kinase, translating to MRRFKFKSLTMRIWVTFTAVILIIICSISILYLFAFRKIDENAKIQDLKVAHEILLKNNNFNQPVNNFGEMRNLKGSDNFIINIDNNNRTLIIDIDKKEPPPLPYSPGYSNLAVKMWMASFIKDGNIHEKQFKEVYNNIEFFFIISSIKYGNTGKSYLISYMPNIVDNRLLYMVIVIGIIFITIGFFAAKVVASYISKPLKELEDYTIRIAHKDWKEPIKVKSDDEIGRLVESMNRMQKELKHADEEEKMFLQSISHDLKTPVMVIMSHADAIIDGVYIDSVEKTAEIIRDEAARLEKKINQMLYLNTLDYVLENSNKNVDINLHDLLIHIINRFEIINSRIEWNLDIDEIIITGDIDKIQVCIENILDNALRYAREKIFVTLKKEGHYAVLEIYNDGPNIDKKHIDHIFDKLYKDKTGNFGLGLAISKKIIDFYNGEIKAVNRDKGVSFIIKYPLK from the coding sequence ATGAGGCGCTTTAAATTTAAATCATTAACAATGAGAATATGGGTAACTTTTACAGCTGTAATTTTAATTATAATATGCAGTATATCGATTTTATATTTATTCGCCTTTAGAAAAATTGATGAGAATGCAAAGATCCAAGATCTAAAAGTTGCTCATGAGATACTGCTAAAGAATAATAATTTTAATCAACCCGTTAACAACTTTGGTGAAATGAGAAACCTTAAAGGCAGCGATAATTTTATCATAAATATAGATAACAATAATAGAACTCTAATTATAGATATAGATAAAAAAGAGCCTCCGCCGTTGCCTTACTCACCCGGTTATAGCAATTTGGCAGTTAAAATGTGGATGGCCAGCTTCATAAAAGATGGCAATATTCATGAAAAGCAATTTAAGGAAGTTTACAATAATATAGAATTTTTCTTTATAATAAGCTCTATTAAATATGGCAATACAGGAAAATCGTATTTAATATCATATATGCCCAATATAGTAGATAATAGATTACTGTACATGGTAATTGTAATAGGAATTATATTTATAACTATTGGTTTTTTTGCGGCAAAGGTTGTTGCAAGCTATATTTCAAAACCTTTAAAAGAGCTTGAAGATTATACGATAAGAATAGCTCATAAAGACTGGAAGGAACCAATTAAAGTTAAGAGTGATGATGAAATAGGAAGGCTTGTAGAATCTATGAACCGAATGCAAAAAGAATTGAAACACGCAGATGAAGAAGAAAAAATGTTTTTGCAAAGTATATCTCACGATTTAAAAACTCCGGTTATGGTTATCATGAGCCATGCCGATGCAATCATCGATGGTGTATATATAGACTCTGTTGAAAAAACCGCCGAAATAATAAGGGACGAGGCTGCCAGATTAGAAAAGAAAATTAATCAGATGCTGTACTTAAATACACTTGATTATGTTCTGGAAAATAGCAATAAAAACGTTGATATAAATTTACATGATCTGCTCATTCATATAATAAACAGGTTTGAAATTATTAATAGCAGAATAGAATGGAATTTAGATATAGACGAAATTATAATCACCGGAGATATTGATAAAATACAAGTTTGTATTGAGAATATTCTAGATAATGCATTAAGATATGCAAGAGAAAAAATTTTTGTAACTTTAAAAAAAGAAGGACACTATGCAGTACTGGAAATATACAATGATGGGCCAAATATAGACAAAAAACATATAGACCATATCTTTGATAAACTTTATAAAGATAAAACTGGAAACTTTGGTTTAGGTCTTGCTATTTCCAAAAAAATTATAGATTTCTACAACGGAGAAATTAAGGCCGTAAATAGAGATAAAGGCGTAAGCTTTATAATAAAATATCCACTCAAATAA
- a CDS encoding response regulator transcription factor, with protein MSKRIYLVEDEKSLNILLEKYLQREGYEVTTFLNGNSAIERIKDLPDLWILDIMLPDIDGYELIKAIKEYNKKTPVIFMSARNEELDRVVGLELGSDDYLSKPFLPRELVIRTNKLMERIYGNENDEPEDMLSIGEYRISKRQRTVFEGDNEIQLTNKEFELLNYLVKNKNILVSREQILNSIWGENYFGSDRVVDDTIRRLRKKVNKLNIETVYGYGYKLVFKS; from the coding sequence TTGTCTAAAAGGATTTATCTTGTAGAAGATGAAAAGAGCCTTAATATTTTACTTGAAAAATATTTACAGCGTGAAGGTTATGAAGTGACTACTTTTTTAAACGGAAATTCTGCAATAGAAAGAATAAAGGACTTGCCTGACCTTTGGATTTTGGATATAATGCTGCCGGATATTGATGGGTATGAATTAATTAAAGCTATTAAGGAATACAATAAAAAGACGCCTGTTATATTTATGTCTGCAAGAAACGAGGAGCTTGACAGGGTAGTTGGGCTGGAACTTGGCAGCGATGATTATTTATCAAAGCCATTTTTACCGAGGGAACTTGTTATTAGAACTAATAAACTTATGGAAAGAATTTATGGAAATGAAAATGATGAGCCTGAAGACATGCTTAGTATTGGTGAATACAGGATAAGTAAAAGACAGAGGACGGTTTTCGAAGGAGATAATGAGATTCAGCTTACAAACAAGGAGTTTGAACTATTAAATTATCTTGTTAAAAACAAGAACATTTTAGTATCAAGGGAGCAGATTTTAAATAGCATTTGGGGTGAAAATTATTTTGGTTCAGACAGAGTAGTTGATGATACTATTAGAAGGCTTAGAAAAAAAGTTAATAAATTAAATATTGAAACCGTATATGGGTACGGTTATAAATTGGTGTTTAAATCATGA